The following proteins come from a genomic window of Triticum aestivum cultivar Chinese Spring chromosome 6A, IWGSC CS RefSeq v2.1, whole genome shotgun sequence:
- the LOC123132021 gene encoding calcium-dependent protein kinase 4 yields the protein MGACLSSSKQEADAERRRRQRPRGGKAEEKGAAEAPAVEFGYERDFEGRYEVGRLLGHGQFGYTFAAVDRLSGDRVAVKRIDKAKMTRPVAVEDVKREVKILKALKGHENIVHFDNAFEDDSYVYIVMELCEGGELLDRILAKKNSRYSEKDAAVVVRQMLKVAAECHLRGLVHRDMKPENFLFKSTKEDSPLKATDFGLSDFIKPGKKFRDIVGSAYYVAPEVLKRRSGPESDVWSIGVITYILLCGRRPFWDKTEDGIFKEVLRNKPDFRKRPWPSISSSAKDFVKKLLVKNPRARLTAAQALSHPWVREGGDASEIPVDISVLYNMRQFVKYSRFKQFALRALASTVNEEELADLKDQFDAIDVDKSGSISIEEMRHALAKDLPWRLKGPRVLEIIQAIDSNTDGLVDFKEFVAATLHIHQMAELDSERWGLRCQAAFSKFDLDGDGYITPDELRMHTGLKGSIEPLLEEADIDKDGRISLSEFRKLLRTASMSNLPSPSGVPNPQAL from the exons ATGGGCGCCTGCCTGTCCTCCTCCAAGCAGGAGGCGGacgcggagcggcggcggcggcagcggccgagGGGCGGCAAGGCGGAGGAGAAGGGCGCGGCGGAGGCGCCCGCGGTGGAGTTCGGCTACGAGCGGGACTTCGAGGGCAGGTACGAGGTCGGCCGCCTGCTCGGCCACGGCCAGTTCGGCTACACCTTCGCCGCAGTCGACCGCCTCTCCGGGGACCGCGTCGCCGTCAAGCGCATCGACAAGGCCAAG ATGACCCGACCTGTTGCTGTGGAAGATGTAAAGAGAGAAGTTAAGATTCTTAAAGCCCTTAAAGGCCATGAGAACATTGTTCACTTCGACAATGCATTCGAGGACGATTCATATGTGTATATTGTGATGGA ACTTTGTGAAGGTGGTGAACTATTGGACCGGATTTTGGCAAA AAAAAACAGCCGCTATAGTGAGAAAGATGCTGCTGTGGTGGTGCGGCAGATGCTCAAAGTGGCTGCTGAGTGTCATCTGCGTGGGTTAGTCCACCGAGATATGAAGCCTGAG AACTTCCTTTTCAAATCAACCAAGGAGGATTCGCCTCTGAAGGCAACAGATTTTggtttgtcagatttcataaaaccAG GGAAGAAGTTCCGTGATATAGTTGGCAGTGCCTATTATGTTGCACCAGAAGTATTAAAACGTCGATCTGGACCTGAGTCCGATGTTTGGAGCATAGGAGTTATAACTTACATTTTGCTCTGTGGGAGGCGCCCTTTTTGGGATAAAACAGAGGATGGTATATTCAAGGAG GTTCTAAGAAACAAGCCTGATTTTCGTAAGAGGCCTTGGCCAAGCATCAGTTCAAGTGCTAAAGATTTTGTTAAAAAATTACTGGTGAAGAACCCAAGGGCGAGATTGACAGCAGCTCAAGCTCTCT CACATCCATGGGTGAGAGAAGGAGGAGATGCATCTGAGATCCCTGTCGATATATCTGTGTTGTACAACATGCGCCAATTTGTCAAGTACAGCCGTTTTAAGCAATTTGCGCTGCGG GCCTTAGCAAGTACAGTCAATGAGGAAGAGCTAGCGGATCTAAAGGACCAATTCGATGCTATTGATGTTGATAAAAGTGGATCAATTAGCATTGAAGAAATGCGGCAT GCCCTTGCGAAGGATCTTCCTTGGAGATTGAAGGGCCCTCGTGTTCTCGAGATCATTCAAGCG ATCGACAGCAACACGGATGGCCTTGTCGACTTCAAAGAGTTTGTTGCAGCAACTCTCCACATACATCAGATGGCTGAGCTGGACTCTGAAAGGTGGGGCCTGCGCTGCCAAGCTGCTTTCAGCAAATTCGATCTGGATGGTGATGGATACATCACCCCCGATGAACTTAGAATG CACACGGGCCTGAAGGGATCCATCGAGCCATTGCTGGAGGAGGCCGACATCGACAAAGATGGGCGGATAAGCCTGTCCGAGTTCCGCAAGCTCCTACGAACCGCGAGCATGAGCAACCTGCCGAGCCCGTCCGGAGTTCCGAATCCCCAGGCTCTGTGA